From one Methanobacteriaceae archaeon genomic stretch:
- a CDS encoding DUF11 domain-containing protein, translating into MKTKKIHQIVLLLGLLFVLSATISTVTAANTIYVNNATGNNDNDGLTPATAKATIQNGTNAVDDGGTVHVADGTYQEHVTINKNVNLIGQSQTGTIIDGTNNGRPLTILSGTVNLTNFTIQKGYFAAGGGVYNDGTLTMFQCTISGNTANANGGGVYNRGNLTMTQCTVSGNTANGNGGGVYNWDTFSMSQCTVSGNTANGNGGGVYNLNTLTIDGSTFISNSASAGGGIYNNMFTSIINQSPFLSNTAYNGGAIYNDHGSLTANFCRISGNTASSGLGNAVRAIYGVNDLEKNWWGLNQPVFSDLLSGAPAPTVWLYMTIDAAPNPINNGATSLVTVSFNNLFDGTAVTPFNPVVGHIPDLTPVRFQTDKGSIGSKIIDKTTLNGVATATLTADETAGVAKVNGTTDSQTVSKDVTINPKSSLYLTVTPSKTNPVAGEVVTYTLKVGNNGPDAAENVVMTYTLPDGMEFAGANDDIGNQWTYDRDTRTLTWNLGTVPVGDPTLILNLRFLRAGNFLINPQLSTTTYDPTLNQETQSLSVNAQPAPLEVQAASSEVQAKRAVSSKTVGMQSTGLPPVGVILAIFMVLGGLISAHKKI; encoded by the coding sequence TTGAAAACAAAAAAAATACACCAAATTGTCCTTCTTCTAGGTCTGCTATTTGTTTTATCTGCTACTATTTCTACAGTTACTGCTGCAAACACCATCTACGTTAACAATGCCACGGGAAATAATGATAATGATGGTTTAACACCTGCCACTGCCAAGGCCACCATACAAAACGGAACCAACGCCGTAGATGACGGTGGAACAGTTCACGTGGCTGATGGAACCTACCAGGAACACGTAACAATTAACAAGAACGTAAACCTCATCGGTCAAAGCCAAACAGGCACCATAATCGACGGAACCAACAACGGAAGACCACTAACCATCCTATCCGGAACCGTGAACCTGACCAACTTCACCATTCAAAAAGGATACTTTGCTGCAGGTGGTGGTGTCTACAATGATGGTACGTTAACTATGTTTCAGTGTACAATTAGTGGAAACACCGCGAATGCTAATGGTGGTGGTGTCTACAATCGGGGTAATTTGACTATGACTCAGTGTACGGTTAGTGGAAACACCGCGAATGGTAATGGTGGTGGTGTCTACAATTGGGATACGTTTAGTATGTCTCAGTGTACGGTTAGTGGAAACACCGCGAATGGTAATGGTGGTGGTGTCTACAATTTGAATACGTTGACTATTGATGGTTCCACTTTCATCAGTAACAGTGCCAGTGCTGGTGGAGGCATCTACAACAATATGTTTACATCCATCATCAACCAGTCTCCCTTCTTAAGTAACACTGCATACAATGGAGGAGCTATATATAATGACCATGGAAGCCTGACTGCTAATTTCTGCCGTATCTCGGGCAACACTGCTAGTAGTGGTTTAGGGAACGCTGTACGTGCTATTTATGGTGTCAATGACTTGGAAAAGAATTGGTGGGGTTTAAACCAGCCAGTCTTCTCAGATCTGCTTTCAGGAGCACCGGCTCCTACTGTTTGGCTTTACATGACCATCGATGCTGCTCCTAATCCTATTAACAATGGTGCTACCAGTCTGGTGACAGTGAGTTTCAACAACCTCTTTGACGGAACTGCAGTTACTCCGTTTAATCCTGTAGTGGGGCATATTCCGGATCTTACTCCGGTTAGGTTCCAGACAGATAAGGGAAGCATTGGAAGTAAAATCATTGACAAAACCACTCTTAATGGTGTGGCCACGGCTACTTTAACTGCTGATGAAACTGCGGGTGTGGCTAAAGTAAACGGAACCACAGATTCTCAGACAGTAAGCAAGGATGTGACCATAAATCCCAAATCCAGTCTCTACCTCACAGTTACACCGAGTAAGACCAATCCTGTGGCTGGTGAAGTTGTGACCTACACTCTTAAAGTGGGTAACAATGGACCGGACGCTGCAGAAAATGTGGTGATGACCTACACCTTACCCGATGGTATGGAGTTTGCAGGAGCCAACGATGATATAGGCAACCAGTGGACCTATGATCGTGATACCAGAACCCTGACCTGGAATTTAGGAACTGTACCTGTGGGAGACCCCACTCTAATCCTAAACCTGCGATTTTTACGTGCTGGAAACTTCCTCATCAACCCACAACTGTCAACCACTACCTACGACCCCACCTTAAACCAAGAAACACAGTCACTATCAGTAAATGCTCAACCAGCACCCTTAGAGGTTCAAGCAGCATCCTCTGAGGTTCAAGCTAAAAGGGCAGTGAGTTCAAAAACCGTGGGCATGCAAAGCACAGGACTACCACCAGTAGGTGTAATCCTGGCCATATTTATGGTACTGGGCGGACTCATATCAGCACACAAAAAAATATAA
- a CDS encoding nucleotidyltransferase domain-containing protein: MVLNLEQFNLEDLAARNTVKILRLMIQKPYLTWGLTELSNELNISKSNVLRILKVLSARNIITKKKNQRKKVFRINYEMSIVQIMWKLFMEEKRLNITPEFKNRVDLLYNQVAGDVELFILFGSVATGQANRKSDVDVLVVSEKPLNTLKYDFLPYQFEIHQYTWDDIHDPVDFVVLESLINGIVFKGDVFKVIAQLNSFPKSYLIYRLEKAKEFLKKAESLEGHSKDYYENLAEITTGEVQSVIKKGFTIPKKDIKIENIDETIKTLEKDLSNQGERIWLT; the protein is encoded by the coding sequence ATGGTACTAAATTTAGAACAATTTAACTTGGAAGATCTTGCAGCTAGAAATACAGTTAAAATACTGCGTTTAATGATCCAGAAGCCTTACTTAACATGGGGGCTAACTGAACTATCAAATGAACTTAATATCTCCAAATCAAATGTTTTAAGGATATTAAAAGTTTTAAGTGCTCGTAACATCATAACTAAGAAAAAAAACCAGCGCAAAAAGGTTTTCAGAATAAATTATGAGATGTCTATAGTCCAGATCATGTGGAAACTATTCATGGAAGAAAAAAGACTGAATATCACCCCTGAGTTTAAAAATAGAGTTGATCTATTATATAATCAGGTTGCAGGTGATGTTGAGCTTTTCATACTCTTTGGGAGTGTAGCCACTGGCCAGGCAAATCGAAAGAGTGATGTGGATGTTTTAGTGGTAAGTGAAAAACCCCTCAACACTCTAAAGTACGATTTTCTACCATACCAGTTCGAAATTCACCAGTACACCTGGGATGATATACATGATCCTGTGGATTTTGTGGTATTAGAATCTCTCATCAACGGAATTGTATTTAAAGGCGATGTATTCAAGGTTATAGCCCAATTAAATTCTTTCCCTAAATCTTACCTTATTTATCGTCTGGAAAAAGCAAAGGAATTCTTGAAAAAAGCTGAATCTCTGGAAGGTCATTCAAAGGATTATTATGAAAACCTGGCTGAGATAACCACTGGGGAAGTTCAATCTGTTATAAAAAAGGGATTTACCATTCCTAAAAAAGATATAAAGATTGAAAACATTGATGAAACTATTAAAACTCTTGAAAAAGACTTATCGAATCAAGGCGAAAGAATATGGCTGACTTAG